DNA from Ictalurus punctatus breed USDA103 chromosome 20, Coco_2.0, whole genome shotgun sequence:
CTCTTACAAGAGAGACCTGACCAAGGTAGCAGCTGTAGAAATTTCACACTTTATTATTTCAAGTAATATTGAAGCCATATAAtaccatataaaaaaaaaatttaatttaacaatCCAAGCAGCCCAGCCCAGCCAGTCTAATAATTGAAAATGTATAAGAATTCGCATCAGTCCAAACTTCATTCATGTAAAATTGTTCTTTTGCTAAGATATTCTTCTGTTTAACAGGGTAATTAAGTAACCCTGCATGCACACTACTGAGAAAACAAATGCAGATGGAGCAGTATGATAGTAAGTCTAATGTATGTGAATTTGATATCAACTAAGTTTTATTCTCTAaagttgtaataataattgACTACAAGAAAATAATTTGCTGTTACATAGTTGATGACTGATAATCAATATTGGGCCATTTTAAATGGGGAAAGACAAGTCAAATCTGAGTTATTTAGTTTCATGCAATGACTAAATTTAATATTGAAAACCCTAccaaatggggggggggggggggactgatTTGTCTTCTCTCTATATTTTCCTGCAGGGGAGATGTGTACTATAGAAGAAAGATCTGCACAATCAACTGACCACTTAAAAGTTACTATTGTGGCTCAGGgtggaaatgttttttctcCAATTTTTCATAATGTTCAAGGAGCAGGGTGCATGACCCTCACACAAAGTGTTGGTGGTAAGGTTTACTATTTTATAGTTCGATTTAAATTACAGTTGTAAATTAAATTGGAAATTGTTGAATATATAGTGACATTTTACATGAGACATAATATATACAGAAATTGTGAATGATTGCTTTAATGAACCTTTGTGTAGGTGCAAACTTATCAGAATGTGAGGCCAGAGGTATGTTAACTTGCCATTTTTATGATAGTTTAGATATTGCAATTTATCTCTTAATCAACAATATCTCATAAAATTTGTTCATCATTTGTTCAGCAGTCCATATTCAGTTAATATAAtcttatttggtcatttatcaTTGTTTTTTGTTCCTAGATATGACCTCTGTGATGACAGAGTATAAGGAGTCAGTAGTGTCCATGTATGCATACACTCGGGAATATACCTCCTGTCCTGGTGAGCATGTGCTCCTAGCAGATCGTTATGTTGATCCACTGATCATTCAGAGACACAGagtgaagaaagagagagaaaaagaaatgtgcTCCAAAGGAAAGGACTTTTTCAACCTCAGGACATATGATACCAACCAAAGCACTGGTATTGATGACTTATTTAGTCAAGAGGATGGTCCAAACAATGAATGTCCAAAAGCTGTCATTCTCCAAGGAAATTCTGGAAATGGAAAGTCTTTCATGGCACAAAAAATCATTCTGGATTGGGCCAAGGGAGATCTCTTTGCAGGGATCTTTGATGTAGTCTTTCACCTTAGATGCTCAGAGCTTAATGCTATTTCTGGGGACATAAGTCTGGTGGAACTTCTAAACTGCAGTGAAGAAATGACTCAGATCCTAAAAGATAAGGAAAAGAGAGTTCTTTTCCTGGTGGATGGGTTTGATGAGCTCAGACGTTCTCTGCCTGAAAAGGCATTGCCTATCAGAGTTGATATCCAGGCTAAACCTGCTGCCATCCTGAGCTCCCTTTTGAGGGGAATCATGTTAAAAGAGTCCTTCTTGCTGATCACTACGAGGTCAACATCTACAAAAAAATTAGGAAAACTGCTCAAGTGTCCACAACGCTTTACTGAGATTATTGGCTTTTCTGAGAAGGGAGTGCAAGAATATTTTCAAAAGTTCTTTGAGGACAAGGATCTTTCAAATCAAGTGCATGACCAAGTAAAGACAAATGAGGCTCTCTACACAGCTTGCTTCAGCCCTGTAATGTGCTGGCTTATCTGCAACGTCTTTAAGCAAAAGCACAACATGGGTACAAGAATGACAAGTGGATTGAAAAGTACCACCTCCATTTTCATTGATTTTGTATTTATCCTGCTTGAACATCATTGCCAAGATTTAAATCAAACTGAACAGTTTAACATGCTGAAGAACCTTGGCCAGCTTGCTGAAGAAGGAATGCTTAAAGGCAAAATCCTATTTGAAAGACAATTTGTTCCTGAGGTGATCTTAAATCTAGTTGGCCTCCCTTTCCTCTGCACTTTTCACCACAGAGAGGGAACTCATGTGaaggaaatgtttagttttttgCATCTTAGCTTTCAAGAGTTCTTTGCTGCACTCTTCTACGTCTTACTCGACAAGGCAGAGGCTGAGACAAAAATCAATCAACTGCTATCATCAGTTTCAGATCTGTTTAAAATGTCCAAAAATTCCCATTTGCTACCAGTCATCCAATGTCTTTTTGGACTCTCCAACAAGAAAGTGATCAACTTAATCAATGAAAAACATCAACACGTAGTATCTCGGAAAATTGGTTCCCTGCTGGAGAAATGGATGCACACATTTGTAAAAAATGATATGATGACACATTTCAGCAGTTTCACCCTTCACTGCTTGTATGAGGTCAATGACAAGAATGTTGTTATGAATATTATGAAAATTTGGGAAACAGGGAGGGCTGGGGTTAACATTTTGCTGAGTTCTTCACAGATGACAGACTACCGTGCAGCAGCATACTGTCTGCAGTTCTGTAGACGCATCAGAAGCCTGTATCTGTGTGCAAGTACAATGCAGACTCTAAAAATGATGGAAACAGCACTGAGCAAATGTTATGAACTACAGTTAGTATTAATATCACCAACAAATAGACTATATGTCAGGAGTAAAACATGATGAGGCatgctgtaggaaaataatcaacgaacTAATCAACGATGACGTTAATTATTTTGCAATAACAGCATTTCCTCAAATGTTTACCtctgttataccacagcaaattgaCAACGATTACAGTTTGTAAtttgttaaagaacaacacatctcaatgttaaccatttatagttatatttaatgttgcggaTTAAAagatagttcctgttatcatttaagTTATAgacattccctcaccagccattttctttcttgaagttaataataataataataaaaaaacccaaccaAAGCAAAAAACCTCAAAGAAACAAGGCAGTCAGAAAACGTTGTTAagcaacaccttctaaccaatcagatctgagaatTCCAAAGCACTgtgaaataaatagaaattttaTCCTGCAGCTACAATGATTTAGCTTCCAATTTACAATTtaataaaaagttaaataatgactttgctgtggtatgattatatatatatatatatatatatatatatatatatatatatatatatatatatatatatatatatatatatatatatttcttttaggTCTGAAATATCAATTGCATCATTGAATCAGTGATAATTTTTTTCCCAGTTTAACAGTGAATTATGTGTCAGATGATGATGCAGTCTATCTGATCTCTGCTATGGGAAAAGGAAAACATCTTCAATGTCTGAGGTGATCATAATACAGTTTGGGGTAACACTTTCGAATGCTTACTTGGAACTATTGCTAAGCAGGGACAAATGAGTGCTATTATTACCTTACTTTTAACTACCAATAAAAACTGGTTAACTACTCagtaagtaataataaacaaataattggGTTAATTCTATTTTAAACTATTAACTATTTAATAATTTCTTAGTCTTACAGATCTCCTACTATTAGCAAACTATACAGATTTCTATGTAAAATATCATCAGCAGTGATTGAGAAGGCACATCTGAAACACACTCATGGGTATAATGAATGTGAACACTGAGGATTATTTACTTTGTCATCCTTTCTCCTTCCCCCAATACCTTTGGAGGAGAAATTAAAAGTAGATAGACTAACCACACACTGTCCAACTGAagtaaaaaatacatataaaggACAGATGAATTTCGTGTCTTTTGGTTCACAAAAAGTGTTACAACTCTTCTGTTTACCATGCATGATATTTGGAATGAAACtcattcttattatgccatAAATTAGACCATGTGATATAATGAATTGCTCAGTTCTAATAGTTTTAATGTTGAGCTGTTAAGggataatatattttaatgctcCTATCTAATATCATGACCAGCCTTTAATGGTCtatatgatttattattgttaGCTCAGAGTAGTCTGAGGATTGTTATGTGTAATAGTCCTAAGAACAATAATATAACATGGTTACCCATTAACATTGACTGTGGTGTTATTGTTAATAAATGCTATTGGtagttaataaaagtattactAAAAGACCTGCTTAGGAAATGGTAttgtaaagtttattttatccaCAGCTCAGTAACAGAATGTAGACTATAAAAGCGTATATTTTCTGCCCTGGTTACACTTCAACACAGGTTAGAAGATGGTAGTCTGTCTGACCACAGTGTACAGATGATCATGAGCACTTTGCCCAAGCAAAGATCTGTTGTTGATGTTCATCTCACAGTGAAGGCCATTAATCACAACAACACTGAAATCCTCATGAACTTTCACAAATGTCTGAAGGCTTCAGGACAATTCAGGTAAAACTTGCAGAGCTCAAGTAAGCCAAAAGTAACTATCAAGAATatagtgaaaaaataaaaaaaatgccacTTATTTTGTTATCATTCATAATTATCTAATCAATATAATGAATGAGCACCTATTCACCAATGATTTGGCTGACTAAAAAACTTATAGTACGTTTAGAATGTTGTATGCATAATAAAACCAGTGCCTGTCCATATTTACACAGCTTGAAGGTGGCTACTTTAAAGAACCAAGAGGAAAGCCTTTGCTCACATTTTGCAATACATAATTATAACTTGTGAGTCCATTTTTCTATGTTGTATTCATACAGCttatatgaatataaaaattatttaattaaaattatcatttgaaattccttttttattttttgtgaattttttttcttcattccagGTACGAAATAACTATTAAGCACAATGTTGTGGAATCCTCTGTGAAATGTGGACTGGCTCTTGTGTACCTCTCAGTGGCCTTTGACTCAGTGATATCCCACAATGACATGAAACATCTCCTTCGGATATCATATAATCTTAAAGAAATGTAAGTGTATGCTGCCTTCTTCTGgttgtgaaatgtatttaaataataataaaaaaaaataataatttctgtcAAAAACATGTTACTCCACATGAGGGATTCACATTGACTATTCTCATTGTTTgattttgatttcatttcatcATACAAACAGACTTAGTACCATGttgtaactatacataacacagATTCGACTGAATTAGAATACACCAACTACATTGCTTGTAGTAAAGAACTTGTCACTATATTTAAATCctgcaaaaaataatattaaaaaataataacactcCTTCTTGTTGATTAATGTTTTCAAGTCCTCAGTTTGAGGAGCATGTAGATGCACTTCTGTCTTTCCTCCATTCTATACCTGGTTTAACTACAGTGAAGCTGGATGCTAAAAATTTGAGTCTGAAAAGTGCTTCAAAGATCCTCACTTTCTCCCAAAACAGACCCAGTGTTGGACGTCATTCCATTCGGTAAATAGACAAtgcaaaaatacacaaactagAAAACATGGATGATCCATAAATATCATATATAGGTTACATGGATTTCTACTTTCTACACCTGCTTCCAACACCATTTTTCTGACAAACTACAAATTCAAATACAATCTACATTTAAGCATTTTAAGACAATGCAGTATTACTAGACTGCTTTGtatttcaaattaaatgaacTTTTAAATCTTTGCAATCTTTGGCTATACACGAATGTGAAAATAAGTGGTAGCCACACTGAAAACTACATGTAAAACTaaccaggaaataaataaatataaaatacagttttattctGTTTGCCTGAACAGTTTCcatttgtttttgcattgtttGCTAGGTTTGATGTGGATAGTCTCAGAGGTATCAATGAGGAGGACATCTGCTCTCTGTCATTGTTCACAGATGATCTTGtgtaagaaatgttttttttttttctgaatacatttttgctaaaaaaaaaaactaactaaacAAACCTTCACAGACATTCCCATAGTGCccacaaaaccaaaagaaaatcTTAGCAAGTTTATCTTAAATATAggacacaggtttatataatatttacaattatgagattattatacaataatattaatattattgtcaAGCTTATTTCTAGACATATATAATATGTTTGAAATGTTCATTGTAATTGTTCTTTTTTCTAGAAACAAGCTATGCTTATTTTGCAATGTTCATTGTAATTATTAATTGCTTTTTCAGTTATGTGGATGGTGTGATACTACACCTGAAATTAAAAGTGCACAGTTCAAGGTATGATAAGATGGCGGGGGCTCGGTGGTGGTGGATGAGGAAGTCAGAAATATTATACACCATTATTAAAGTATAATTTGGACATGAATGTAAAAAACATGAATAAGTAAATTGTTAATTATTCAAGTTACATAGGGCATGGCAGAGTGTTGCTAGTTAGGAATGTGTGTGGAAAGTAGGATAGAGCTAGAATAtgtctacaaatattttttctttaataatggcATTCACTTCTGTTAAAGATTtgtatgaaattatttttgaatGGATTTGTTTCAGTCTTCAGGATGCATATGAAACTGAATTCAAAGCAATACTCCTGCAACTCTCACTGACATTTCCACCTATGGAGGGTGCCACTGTTAACTGGGaagttttattcaaaatgaGTAGCCACCTGATGAAATCAAATCAAAGGCATGTATGCGtttgaataatatttattatatattttgatgtttttctttttatgcttTTATGTAACTTGGAACTTGGAAAATCACAGTTAGGAATTTGTAATGGTCATTTTATTTGgaacttatttattattttactatttgacattttatttggaagcagtttaattaatttaattaattaagtgcTAGAATATAAAGTGCTTTTTTTCTAAGCATATGCTTGCTTATAAGTAGTTTATTACATTtcttaatataaatgtatttattttttgcagaaCATGTTTCTCCTTGGACAAGCAAATGAGCACTATCTTTTCAGTTCTCCAATCTGTGCCATCTCTAACGGAGGTTAATTTACACTTGAGAAGCTTACCTGAGAATTGGGCAgctgaaatgatttattttctccagGCCTGTTCTAGTCTACCATTCTTTGAGTATGATCATACTTTGTAACATCTGATATTTGTCTTACCCTATATGgcagatttttattatatatatttattgcagATTGAGAGTGGGCAATGGAGGTGAAACTCTGGGAATGATCAGAGGAGAAGCCCTGAGGTTAGCATtgagttaaacacacacacacacacacacacacacacacacacacacattgcttcTAAACATACAAAACCTTAACATCACATACCATTTCtactttaaatataaaaatactacAAAACCTTGCTTCTTTAGAGCATATATAAGTTATTCATTATAGACAAGTTGTCTCCTACCATATGCATTCATATGAACTCATTTGATTTTTAGAACActgactccccccccccccccccctctctgtctctctctctcaggtcttctGACAAAAATTCCATACTGTCTTTTGGATGCCGTCATTTGGATTATCATGACTATCACGGCTGGATGTATGTTTTAAATTGTGCTGACAAACATATTGTCACCGTAAAATAACATACAAATAGTtaatttaatattattgtttttatactaGCAAATTCAGCCTAATAATATTCTGAACTGATGACTAAATTAATAATTGTCCAAAATTCTTTCCTAAAAAACAGATCACCACCAGGTTATATGGCAGGTGATGTTCACAGTGTGCTGCCCTGTATCACCCTCACCATAACAAACAACACAGATTTCTTCAACAATTCTTGGACAACATTCTTCCATCATTATAATCAGCTTAAAGCAATGACTGAGCTGTGAGTGATATGGCATTTAGACCTTATCTAAATACAAACGCTAATGAAACAACAAATTAAAAAGAACATATTTGTCGCATGTGGTTAGCATCAATGTAATGTGCTTTATATTGATTTATACAGTCATACAGTTATACAGTTTTACAGTTGCTGTATATTGCAGATGTCCAGAGTATGATCAGTGCCTGGACGGATTGTTATCTGTCATGAACACTATTCCTGCTCTGAAAGAGGTAGAGCTGGCATTGAGATTTTTCACAGCTCATGTTGCTTCCAGCATTCTGCAGCTTTTTCAGACCTCTTCCAGTCTGTGTAAGATTGAGTGAGTGCGCAACCTTTctgtaataatacataaaagGTTCATTTGTTTCAATTTATACTGTAATCTATATAGCTTTTCTGGCTTGATTATATTGGATTGTATCATGTGTTTTctgagaaaaaataataaactatacTGTTTGAAGGATAACTGTTTTCTTATCAATTTTATTATAGAATAAAagtaatttgttttgttttcttttgttttgtgtttctcttAATTTGAGCTAGTGTTATGCTGTCAAGGCAAATAAGGAGAGATCGTGCTGATGAACAGAATGCCAGGGAAGATTGGAAAAGGTAGTagcaatttttctttttattacatGGTGCATTCTGTATGATTCGCATAATATCTTGATAaaattaaaagtttttattgAGTAATTCTTTAATATAGAATAAACTGCAGTGGCTGGATGTGTTACCCATTTCCACTCTAAAATGCTAATCTGAAACCCGTATTCATCATGTCAGTGTCAcgacttcccctttaagcagcgtgctgaaGAGCATGTGAATGCACGCTGCTGTGCAAGgtgcgtgagcacctgctttttcgttcttgacattcgtgacatttggacacgtgcatttgttatgttttgttatgtctcctccctgttccgtcattggttattgtgtcacgtgtgtccgaattgccctcagccgtcagccattacgaagttgattatatatgtgtgtatatatgccacgtgcctcccagcacacagcgcgAAATAGAGTCCCGCGCTATAGTTCATggttcttgttttgttcctcgaccctgtatttccgCGACCTTGATCCTTGCCTtgcccctttatgcctgtttgccgatcgcctgacctcttgcatgtttgtggattacgttttggatcacgttttggatttgtctgcctgtcgctctcttaaataaacctgtttttaCTGCgtttgcatcctaccttatctccgttacgtcacgatacgtgCCAGTCAGACTATTTCTTCAAGTGCTCAACTTGATCTGAAAACATAAAGAAGACAGCAATGTTTAATTACTGCAATACTTTTCTTAAACATATGCTTACTAATTAGACTGAGACAGATTATATTGATGTGGGGCAGGTGGCAGAATACTTTCTATTTAAGGGCACTTGTCCTGATTGACAGTGCAAATTATTTTGGTTTCAACAAATGTCTAAATGGAACTTTGGCATTTCATAGTAAATTCTCCAAAGCTGGTGTATAGTATATCATATTTGAGACATAACAATGAattatgtttataattttttttttttaaagttaattcTAAGGTGATTTTGTTTAGGTAAGTGTGGAAAATTCAGTGTTCTGCATAATCAGTTTTGGATCTGTTTGCAACACATTGTGCAGGAACTATTCTAATTTAccttaatataaaaataaatgaaacttttaGAGGTATGTCTTTGATTTCAAAGAGATTTGTATCTTTTTTTGTTAGTATCTTCACCTATGGATGCCAGTTTGTATGCTTAATTCACTATGCATCATTAACATTTAGGTTCCAAACAGCATCCAGAAATACTGTTTAAACACTGTCAGTCCCATATCTCTACACTGGCTCACATTCATGGTTTTATGTTATGCTGAaatgccaaaagtatgtggccACCATTCTACTTATTgggttttgttattgtttaccCACACCCACTGCTAAGGTACATAAAATCAGATATACAACCATTCACTGTTCATAGACAAACACCGAACTTAGAATGGGCCATACTAAAGTTCAGTGACATTTACCAAGAgttataaaaacatttagatTAAATGTAATCATGCAATCATCAATAGAAAAATGCAATCTcaaatatttgaatgaattgttTGAGTGGCTTTGATGGTGCTATGCAATGCTTTCATGCAGTTTCCAGAGTGACGATGAAGGGGACAGTGTCTATTCAGATATTAGTGACTCAAACAGATCAGCAGAATTCAGGTatcaaaatgacttgctttgGTATGTGAatcatgtattatttattattaattaaatattctGAGATAATTTTCAGCtccatttaatttaaattgtgcatatatagtgtatacagtacatattaattacattattattattattattattattattattattattattattactaattttATAATCATTGCAGTTCTGGGAGCTATGGCACAGATGTGGAGGATTATGGGGACACTGTTTACTTACCAAGACAGCTCAGGTTGggacttgtttgtttgtttttgtttttttatatacaatTGCTACACTTTAATGTATTAACTATTGAACATGATCAATGTTTTGCTACAGACACAATGTTCTCTTCATTGTGGGCCagtatacagtaaataataaaagctaCTTCAGAGTTCAGAAGTATTTTGTGAGAGAACTAATTTTTCCCAAAGTACAACAATTTTTCTCTTTACTTCATAGTTTGA
Protein-coding regions in this window:
- the LOC108280423 gene encoding uncharacterized protein LOC108280423 isoform X4 translates to MQMEQYDREMCTIEERSAQSTDHLKVTIVAQGGNVFSPIFHNVQGAGCMTLTQSVGGANLSECEARDMTSVMTEYKESVVSMYAYTREYTSCPGEHVLLADRYVDPLIIQRHRVKKEREKEMCSKGKDFFNLRTYDTNQSTGIDDLFSQEDGPNNECPKAVILQGNSGNGKSFMAQKIILDWAKGDLFAGIFDVVFHLRCSELNAISGDISLVELLNCSEEMTQILKDKEKRVLFLVDGFDELRRSLPEKALPIRVDIQAKPAAILSSLLRGIMLKESFLLITTRSTSTKKLGKLLKCPQRFTEIIGFSEKGVQEYFQKFFEDKDLSNQVHDQVKTNEALYTACFSPVMCWLICNVFKQKHNMGTRMTSGLKSTTSIFIDFVFILLEHHCQDLNQTEQFNMLKNLGQLAEEGMLKGKILFERQFVPEVILNLVGLPFLCTFHHREGTHVKEMFSFLHLSFQEFFAALFYVLLDKAEAETKINQLLSSVSDLFKMSKNSHLLPVIQCLFGLSNKKVINLINEKHQHVVSRKIGSLLEKWMHTFVKNDMMTHFSSFTLHCLYEVNDKNVVMNIMKIWETGRAGVNILLSSSQMTDYRAAAYCLQFCRRIRSLYLCASTMQTLKMMETALSKCYELHLTVNYVSDDDAVYLISAMGKGKHLQCLRLEDGSLSDHSVQMIMSTLPKQRSVVDVHLTVKAINHNNTEILMNFHKCLKASGQFSLKVATLKNQEESLCSHFAIHNYNLYEITIKHNVVESSVKCGLALVYLSVAFDSVISHNDMKHLLRISYNLKEIPQFEEHVDALLSFLHSIPGLTTVKLDAKNLSLKSASKILTFSQNRPSVGRHSIRFDVDSLRGINEEDICSLSLFTDDLVYVDGVILHLKLKVHSSSLQDAYETEFKAILLQLSLTFPPMEGATVNWEVLFKMSSHLMKSNQRTCFSLDKQMSTIFSVLQSVPSLTEVNLHLRSLPENWAAEMIYFLQACSSLPFFELRVGNGGETLGMIRGEALRSSDKNSILSFGCRHLDYHDYHGWISPPGYMAGDVHSVLPCITLTITNNTDFFNNSWTTFFHHYNQLKAMTELCPEYDQCLDGLLSVMNTIPALKEVELALRFFTAHVASSILQLFQTSSSLCKIDVMLSRQIRRDRADEQNAREDWKSFQSDDEGDSVYSDISDSNRSAEFSSGSYGTDVEDYGDTVYLPRQLSLNSEIENNDLDLCSELRVRKNARNECKLSLRCDGSNPDTKAVFAYISVIVSEYSGDTEIKWGSFFQSYYETKGLTERNPYFAEKTDALLSFLHVVPGLEEVEFGIHSLTESWAPRILFLCHANPNIRRIRLLLENAQQNDQDSACSSLTIKRNFTDMVTLKIDMLSITTIPSLIHLKLPCSEISNLDGAGLLYRLKCLEGLNDTVTTLSDDMLMEEAISELKKNWTCQECVVVITGLRCSNPTAKCSKQNWHQECNKNMKLSFCGGQYSEEPLMYGQRETDSESEECKYYTFECYPDVIEVDEEEDGDVFII